A part of Miscanthus floridulus cultivar M001 chromosome 6, ASM1932011v1, whole genome shotgun sequence genomic DNA contains:
- the LOC136458978 gene encoding pseudo histidine-containing phosphotransfer protein 1, translating to MRMLLEGYLDEQFCQVEDLQDEASPNFAEEVVTLFFKDSARLISNVEQALEKYPKDFNRWDAYMQQLKGSCSSIGASRMKSECMSFRDYCGQGNVEGCMRSFQKVKREHGALRQKLEAYFQLLRQAGSAGAATRPGM from the exons ATGAGGATGCTTTTGGAG GGGTACCTAGACGAGCAATTTTGCCAGGTGGAAGACTTGCAGGATGAAGCTAGTCCTAATTTTGCGGAAGAGGTTGTCACTTTGTTTTTCAAGGACTCAGCCAGGCTAATATCAAATGTTGAACAAGCTCT AGAAAAATACCCCAAAGATTTCAATAGATGGGATGCATACATGCAGCAGCTAAAAGGCAGCTGTTCCAG CATTGGTGCTTCAAGGATGAAGAGTGAGTGCATGTCATTCAGGGATTACTGTGGACAGGGAAATGTTGAAGG TTGCATGAGATCGTTCCAGAAAGTGAAGAGGGAGCACGGTGCCCTGAGGCAGAAACTAGAGGCCTATTTCCAG CTGCTACGACAAGCTGGTTCTGCTGGAGCTGCCACCAGGCCCGGGATGTAA